The Verrucomicrobium spinosum DSM 4136 = JCM 18804 genome includes a region encoding these proteins:
- a CDS encoding type II secretion system F family protein produces MTTKQRAQLYHEFAKLLGAGMHLDRSVDLLLEQGPPASMRSYLNGIKQGLAERLSFTESVARHNAGIVTPLEISLLDAGEKGGRLEASCEHLAHYFELRQKSRDKAIGALIYPVLLLHVGALFPDFTRMWNGGGLQDYLLQTGGRLLMIWAALAVLGACWWFVLKMAAQSPGVDRLLGSIPLVGGARRHWALARFCQVFETGLLAALRISEILRMAGKASQSAVLEGAGFKAAQSVEDGQALAPALKATGALPKSLGSAVDTAEQTGTLDIEMGRWARAEAELASRAQDRAAEWLPRIFYVLVLLYIAWRVISMALSYMGPHGMIQQMLDGI; encoded by the coding sequence ATGACGACCAAGCAGCGCGCCCAGCTTTACCATGAATTTGCCAAGCTGTTGGGGGCGGGCATGCATCTGGACCGCTCCGTGGATTTGCTGCTGGAGCAGGGGCCCCCGGCTTCCATGCGTTCCTACCTGAACGGCATCAAACAAGGGCTGGCCGAACGGCTCAGCTTCACAGAATCCGTGGCCCGGCACAACGCCGGCATTGTCACACCCCTGGAGATCAGCCTGCTGGATGCTGGGGAGAAAGGCGGCCGCCTCGAGGCCTCCTGCGAGCACCTCGCGCACTACTTCGAGCTTCGCCAAAAGAGCCGGGACAAGGCCATCGGGGCCCTCATTTACCCCGTGCTTCTGCTGCATGTGGGCGCTCTCTTCCCGGATTTCACCCGCATGTGGAATGGCGGCGGCTTGCAGGACTACCTGCTCCAGACCGGCGGTCGCTTGCTGATGATCTGGGCGGCGCTAGCCGTGTTGGGGGCCTGCTGGTGGTTCGTGCTCAAGATGGCCGCCCAGTCCCCTGGGGTGGACCGCTTGCTGGGCAGCATTCCGCTGGTGGGCGGCGCACGTCGCCACTGGGCGCTCGCCCGGTTCTGTCAGGTGTTCGAGACGGGGCTGCTGGCGGCTTTGCGCATCTCAGAAATCCTGCGGATGGCGGGTAAAGCCTCCCAGAGCGCCGTGCTGGAGGGGGCAGGCTTCAAGGCCGCCCAGAGTGTGGAGGACGGTCAGGCCCTGGCACCAGCGCTGAAAGCTACCGGAGCGCTTCCCAAATCCTTGGGGAGCGCCGTGGATACCGCGGAACAGACAGGAACACTGGACATCGAGATGGGTCGCTGGGCTCGCGCCGAGGCCGAGCTCGCCTCCCGCGCCCAAGATCGGGCCGCCGAGTGGCTGCCCCGCATTTTTTACGTCTTGGTGTTGCTTTACATCGCTTGGCGGGTGATCAGCATGGCCCTCAGCTACATGGGCCCGCATGGCATGATTCAGCAGATGCTGGACGGCATCTAA
- the ribD gene encoding bifunctional diaminohydroxyphosphoribosylaminopyrimidine deaminase/5-amino-6-(5-phosphoribosylamino)uracil reductase RibD: protein MQLPEDEKWMRLALAEARRGIGLTSPNPAVGAVLVNEGRLIGQGWHHRVGQPHAEVEALRNAEANGHGAEIRGATAYVTLEPCSTHGRTGACTVALAKAGVSRVVYGATDPNPGHAGAADRLLQEAGIAVLSGVLREECEEVLRPFAKWITTGLPYVVAKAGQSLDGRLTRPPGESQWITSEVSRAHAMQLRVQSDAILIGAETLRRDNPRLTLRGDAVPEGKIQPWRVVVTRGGDLPRGANLFNDEFKERTLVLEGERCFPEILQELAARGITSLLLESGGNLLGQAFAAGAVDEVCWYIAPRICGGGTMAVGGLDFALGAKSVELEKARVEVLGSDVCVRGLVVRQVAERAG, encoded by the coding sequence ATGCAGCTCCCAGAAGACGAAAAGTGGATGCGCCTGGCCCTGGCCGAGGCCCGGCGTGGTATTGGTCTCACCTCGCCCAACCCCGCCGTAGGCGCGGTCCTGGTGAATGAGGGCCGCCTCATCGGACAGGGCTGGCACCATCGGGTGGGCCAGCCACACGCGGAGGTGGAGGCTCTACGGAACGCAGAAGCGAACGGTCACGGGGCGGAGATTCGCGGGGCGACGGCCTATGTCACCCTCGAACCCTGCTCCACCCACGGTCGCACTGGCGCATGCACGGTGGCGCTGGCGAAGGCCGGGGTGAGCCGCGTCGTCTATGGAGCCACGGATCCCAATCCGGGGCATGCCGGGGCGGCCGACCGTCTGCTCCAGGAGGCGGGCATCGCGGTGTTGAGCGGCGTCCTGCGTGAGGAGTGCGAGGAGGTACTGCGCCCCTTTGCCAAATGGATCACGACCGGCCTGCCCTATGTGGTGGCCAAGGCGGGGCAAAGCCTGGATGGCCGCCTCACCCGCCCTCCGGGGGAATCCCAGTGGATCACCAGCGAGGTCTCACGCGCTCATGCCATGCAGTTGCGGGTGCAGAGTGACGCCATCCTCATCGGCGCGGAGACGCTCCGCCGTGACAACCCGCGGCTCACGTTGCGCGGCGATGCCGTACCGGAGGGGAAGATCCAGCCCTGGCGCGTGGTGGTGACCCGCGGAGGGGATTTGCCCAGGGGCGCGAACCTGTTCAATGACGAGTTCAAGGAGCGAACCCTCGTGCTGGAGGGGGAACGTTGTTTCCCTGAGATCCTCCAGGAACTGGCCGCCCGGGGAATCACCAGCTTGCTGCTGGAGAGCGGCGGCAACCTTCTAGGCCAGGCCTTTGCCGCTGGGGCGGTGGATGAGGTGTGCTGGTACATTGCCCCCAGAATCTGCGGCGGCGGCACCATGGCGGTGGGCGGGCTTGATTTTGCCCTGGGAGCGAAATCCGTGGAGCTGGAGAAGGCACGCGTGGAGGTGTTGGGGAGCGATGTGTGCGTGCGGGGGTTGGTTGTCCGGCAAGTGGCGGAGAGGGCGGGTTGA
- a CDS encoding PQQ-binding-like beta-propeller repeat protein: MHHRFTPVSRSLSLLALMAAVNLCAVAIHPVRASGTEEWPRFRGPDGNGRWNPAGRPADLAESEPRLLWKAPLGGGYGGVTVAQGKVYVMDRQSGSGKAEVERVLCFDAANGKLHWEHSYPTSYDSMDYGNGPRASVTVHEGRAYTLGARGVAVCLDAITGKVHWQVDLVKDHGGVIPTWGFAASPFLWRDTVLLHCGAQPGGSVVALDLASGRERWRGGSDPAGYCTPVVIQSPTGPQLIQWGPKHITSMNPDSGVEHWRFPYEITYGVSIAQPLYHEGLLFVSGYWHGSRALRLGEKDVKEVNLAWSEEKNLCGLMSQPLYKDGYVYLLTKAEGVVCFRLQDGRVQWKDGHQLTPKDRNPQISLVWLDEKQNLACGLNASGELFYARFTPEKMEELARHQIIGKTWAHPAFAGNRVFARSDSELRAWQVW; this comes from the coding sequence ATGCACCATCGGTTCACTCCTGTTTCTCGTTCGCTGTCACTGCTGGCCCTGATGGCGGCGGTGAACCTTTGCGCCGTTGCCATTCACCCCGTCAGGGCCAGTGGCACGGAGGAGTGGCCCCGCTTTCGCGGACCCGATGGCAATGGCCGATGGAATCCGGCAGGACGCCCTGCGGATCTGGCGGAGTCTGAGCCGCGTCTGCTCTGGAAGGCTCCTTTGGGCGGCGGCTACGGCGGCGTGACCGTGGCCCAGGGCAAGGTGTATGTGATGGACCGCCAGTCGGGCTCCGGAAAGGCGGAGGTGGAGAGGGTCCTGTGCTTTGACGCAGCCAACGGCAAGCTGCACTGGGAGCACTCCTACCCGACGAGCTACGACTCCATGGACTACGGCAACGGTCCGCGTGCCTCAGTGACAGTGCATGAAGGGCGTGCCTATACTCTTGGCGCCCGGGGCGTGGCGGTGTGTCTGGATGCGATCACCGGCAAGGTGCACTGGCAGGTGGATCTGGTGAAGGACCACGGTGGCGTCATCCCCACCTGGGGTTTCGCAGCCTCCCCCTTCCTCTGGAGGGACACCGTGCTGCTGCACTGCGGAGCGCAACCGGGTGGCAGCGTCGTGGCTCTGGACCTGGCCAGCGGGCGCGAGCGCTGGCGCGGTGGCAGTGATCCCGCCGGCTACTGCACCCCCGTCGTGATCCAGTCGCCCACCGGTCCCCAGCTCATCCAGTGGGGCCCCAAGCACATCACCAGCATGAACCCGGACTCGGGCGTGGAGCACTGGCGCTTTCCCTATGAAATCACCTATGGCGTCTCTATTGCCCAGCCCCTGTATCATGAGGGGTTGCTCTTCGTGTCCGGCTACTGGCACGGCTCCCGCGCCCTGCGTCTGGGGGAGAAGGACGTCAAGGAGGTGAACCTTGCCTGGAGCGAGGAAAAAAACCTGTGCGGCCTCATGAGCCAGCCCCTGTACAAGGACGGGTACGTGTACCTCCTCACCAAGGCGGAGGGTGTCGTCTGTTTCCGTCTTCAGGACGGCAGGGTGCAGTGGAAAGACGGCCATCAGTTGACGCCCAAAGACCGCAACCCCCAGATCAGCCTCGTCTGGCTGGATGAAAAGCAGAATCTCGCCTGCGGCCTCAATGCCAGCGGCGAGCTCTTCTACGCCCGCTTCACTCCGGAGAAGATGGAGGAGCTCGCCCGTCATCAGATCATTGGCAAGACCTGGGCGCATCCAGCGTTCGCCGGGAACCGCGTGTTCGCCAGGAGCGACTCTGAATTGCGGGCGTGGCAGGTTTGGTAG